A single genomic interval of Dehalococcoidales bacterium harbors:
- a CDS encoding aspartate aminotransferase family protein encodes MVATNKNNYEEMRAKVFKHIFLPYRSLDWYQKPGNIKILVKGEGIRVRDIRGKEYIDGAAGWQFGIVGHGRVEIAEAILKQTAEITIVAPEFCNIPCIELAEKLAEITPGDLTKVAFCNSGSEAVEAAMKMAKQYHVLNGEPRRHKMISRRGSYHGTTWACMSVMGCYREVLSYFEPMMPQAIRVPQPYCYHCDYGMSYPDCNIQCAQEIERVILNEGPQTVSAVIGDTVSHSSGVAVPPPEYWPIVRNICNKYGVLLINDEVICGFGRTGKWFACEHWDYLPDIINFAKGITSGYIPCAAAITTPAIAEVIESGPRMGLVNFSTWGGNPNSAAGALANISIIERERLVDNSAKMGDYLLEGLKERLYRYPIVGDIRGIGLMVGIELVADKKTRAFFPPEVNIFDRAYSKMEKHGILARDFESTIVLTPPLCLNKSDVEEIIAKLDIICGELAKDLGYI; translated from the coding sequence ATGGTAGCAACGAATAAAAATAATTATGAAGAAATGAGAGCAAAGGTCTTTAAACACATTTTTCTTCCATATAGATCGCTAGATTGGTATCAAAAACCAGGTAATATAAAGATTCTGGTAAAAGGAGAGGGGATTCGTGTTAGGGACATAAGGGGGAAAGAATATATTGATGGTGCTGCGGGTTGGCAGTTTGGAATAGTCGGACACGGCAGAGTGGAAATTGCTGAAGCCATACTAAAACAGACAGCCGAGATAACTATTGTCGCTCCTGAGTTTTGTAATATTCCTTGTATAGAATTAGCCGAGAAATTAGCTGAGATTACACCAGGGGACTTGACAAAGGTAGCATTTTGTAACTCGGGTTCCGAAGCAGTAGAGGCAGCGATGAAAATGGCCAAGCAATACCATGTGCTAAACGGAGAGCCCAGGAGACATAAGATGATTAGTAGGAGGGGCTCCTATCATGGAACAACTTGGGCATGCATGAGTGTAATGGGCTGTTATAGAGAAGTGCTTTCGTATTTTGAACCCATGATGCCACAGGCGATACGCGTTCCTCAACCTTATTGTTACCATTGTGATTACGGGATGTCATACCCTGACTGTAATATTCAGTGTGCTCAAGAGATAGAGCGTGTTATATTAAACGAGGGACCGCAAACTGTTTCAGCAGTCATAGGGGATACTGTATCTCATTCCAGTGGTGTTGCAGTACCACCGCCTGAATACTGGCCTATTGTACGCAACATTTGTAACAAATACGGTGTACTGCTTATCAATGATGAGGTAATCTGCGGTTTTGGTCGTACTGGTAAGTGGTTTGCCTGTGAGCATTGGGATTATCTTCCTGATATAATTAATTTTGCCAAAGGAATTACCAGCGGTTACATACCTTGTGCGGCAGCTATTACAACACCGGCAATAGCTGAGGTAATAGAGAGTGGCCCCAGAATGGGCCTTGTCAACTTTTCCACCTGGGGTGGAAACCCTAACTCTGCAGCCGGAGCTTTGGCAAATATCTCTATCATCGAGCGTGAAAGATTGGTTGATAACTCAGCTAAGATGGGAGATTATCTGCTTGAGGGTCTCAAGGAGCGCCTTTATAGGTATCCAATAGTTGGTGACATTCGTGGAATAGGACTAATGGTTGGCATAGAGCTGGTAGCAGACAAAAAGACAAGAGCTTTCTTCCCTCCAGAGGTAAATATTTTTGATCGAGCGTACAGTAAGATGGAGAAACATGGTATATTGGCACGAGATTTTGAATCAACTATCGTATTAACACCGCCGCTATGTTTAAACAAGAGTGATGTTGAAGAGATCATCGCTAAACTGGATATTATCTGTGGTGAGCTAGCTAAAGATCTTGGTTATATTTAG
- a CDS encoding glycosyltransferase family protein: MTDSKEGVKVGVFIQVRMKSTRLPRKAMIEIEGKTVIEHLIERVKMARMPNVIVVCTSTHPDDAILIEVAKRAKVNWFAGSEENVMERFLGAAKQERVDIIVRATGDCPLKAPDQIDKAIAHLIANKADYVRLVGMPLGTGCEVFTTKALEKAHSYAIDPNYSEYMSFYFWNNPDVFSMEELECDESLKRPGYRLTVDEAVDIELMEQIYRSLYHGGRIFSLKEVIELLDARPDLVELSKRVKVKWQDDKELVDLLKQKTRLRNK, from the coding sequence ATGACAGATAGTAAAGAAGGTGTTAAGGTCGGCGTTTTTATCCAGGTAAGAATGAAATCCACTCGGCTTCCCAGGAAAGCAATGATTGAAATAGAGGGGAAAACGGTTATTGAGCACCTGATTGAGCGAGTTAAAATGGCTAGGATGCCAAATGTAATTGTAGTTTGTACTTCCACACATCCGGATGACGCTATTCTTATTGAGGTTGCTAAAAGGGCAAAGGTAAATTGGTTTGCCGGGAGTGAGGAGAATGTGATGGAGCGGTTTTTGGGTGCTGCCAAGCAAGAGAGGGTTGATATAATCGTTAGAGCTACCGGGGATTGCCCTCTAAAAGCCCCTGACCAAATTGATAAAGCTATCGCTCACCTCATTGCCAATAAAGCTGATTATGTTAGATTAGTGGGCATGCCATTGGGTACAGGTTGCGAAGTATTCACGACCAAGGCTCTTGAGAAGGCTCACTCTTATGCCATTGATCCTAACTATAGCGAGTACATGTCTTTTTATTTTTGGAATAATCCGGACGTATTCTCCATGGAGGAATTAGAATGCGATGAGAGCTTAAAGCGCCCTGGTTATCGTCTCACGGTTGACGAAGCCGTGGATATAGAGCTAATGGAGCAAATATATCGAAGTTTATACCATGGAGGGAGAATATTCTCGCTAAAAGAGGTTATAGAATTGCTTGATGCCAGGCCAGACTTGGTAGAACTCAGTAAGCGAGTGAAAGTCAAATGGCAGGATGATAAGGAATTAGTTGATCTCTTGAAACAGAAAACAAGGCTACGGAATAAATAA
- a CDS encoding DDE-type integrase/transposase/recombinase produces IATHPNENWSMDFMNDALFVGQKIKTLTLVDNFTRESLAIEAVWRLAGHGVVAALLKVADEKGLPKSIRIDKRPEFTSKALDQ; encoded by the coding sequence ATCGCTACTCATCCAAATGAGAACTGGTCGATGGATTTCATGAACGATGCACTTTTTGTTGGGCAGAAAATCAAGACCCTAACGTTAGTGGATAACTTTACCCGGGAGAGTCTGGCGATAGAGGCAGTCTGGCGTCTCGCTGGGCATGGTGTCGTAGCAGCATTACTGAAGGTTGCTGATGAGAAGGGATTACCTAAGTCAATTAGGATTGATAAGAGGCCTGAATTTACTTCAAAGGCGCTGGATCAATAG
- the pseI gene encoding pseudaminic acid synthase, which yields MKTAYIEINGRKIGHHFPVYIVAEMSANHSQDFDQAVRLVQKANEVGADAVKLQTYTPDTLTIDVGSDLFRRTEGLWAGLTLYDLYSEAYMPWEWQPELKKVADDIGIDLFSSPFDRTAVDFLEEMDCPAYKVASFEIVDIPLIEYIAGKGKPIIISTGMATPDEIDEAVQVARGAGVSQIALLKCSSVYPAPTEEMNLRTIPHLAESFRLPVGVSDHTLGITVPVVAVALGACIVEKHLTLSRSIPSPDQAFSLEPEEFGKMVEAIRTAEKALGEVRYGINAQDAKSHNFRRSLFVVKNMKAGDIFTEENVRSIRPGYGIHPRYLKDVLGQRAGQDIERGTPISWELICRQ from the coding sequence ATGAAAACAGCTTACATAGAAATCAACGGGCGTAAGATCGGACATCACTTCCCAGTTTATATTGTCGCTGAAATGTCGGCTAACCACAGCCAGGACTTTGACCAGGCGGTGAGGCTTGTTCAGAAAGCCAATGAGGTCGGAGCCGATGCCGTCAAGCTGCAGACTTATACGCCGGATACTTTGACTATCGATGTTGGCTCCGACTTGTTTCGGCGTACCGAGGGGCTTTGGGCTGGCCTCACCCTTTATGATCTCTATAGTGAAGCTTATATGCCATGGGAGTGGCAGCCTGAGCTGAAGAAGGTGGCCGACGATATAGGAATCGACTTGTTTTCCTCACCTTTCGACAGGACGGCAGTCGATTTTCTGGAAGAGATGGACTGCCCAGCTTACAAGGTGGCTTCATTTGAAATAGTCGATATCCCTCTTATCGAGTATATTGCCGGTAAAGGTAAGCCGATAATAATCTCAACCGGCATGGCTACTCCGGATGAAATAGATGAAGCAGTACAAGTGGCAAGGGGGGCCGGTGTTTCCCAGATTGCGCTGCTTAAGTGTAGCAGTGTTTATCCGGCGCCAACGGAGGAGATGAATCTAAGGACCATCCCTCATCTGGCTGAGTCGTTTAGGCTGCCCGTTGGCGTTTCCGATCACACCCTGGGAATTACCGTGCCGGTAGTGGCAGTGGCATTAGGGGCTTGTATTGTGGAGAAGCACTTAACCCTTTCGCGGAGTATTCCAAGCCCCGATCAGGCCTTTTCTCTGGAGCCCGAAGAGTTTGGAAAAATGGTAGAGGCAATAAGAACTGCTGAGAAGGCACTGGGTGAAGTTCGCTATGGGATAAACGCACAAGATGCCAAAAGTCATAATTTTCGCCGCTCTCTGTTTGTGGTAAAGAATATGAAGGCAGGGGATATCTTCACCGAGGAGAATGTGCGTTCCATCAGACCGGGTTACGGCATTCACCCCCGTTACTTAAAAGATGTACTGGGACAGCGAGCGGGACAGGATATTGAGCGGGGGACGCCAATAAGTTGGGAATTAATATGCAGACAATAA
- a CDS encoding WbqC family protein, with product MRSVVLQPTYLPWMGYFGMVDAADIFVFYNDVQFSPQSWQQRNRIKTSQGWIWLSVPVVRQFGSKINGTRINNSTDWNKKHWESIKQSYTKAPFFEQWAPIFKEVYDNEWEYLADLNVTLIQKIAKALGLETKFAVSSDLEIGGVKTERLVNTLQKIGADEYVSGPGAKDYIDVDSLREKGIKLYWYEYQHPVYPQIRGEFVPYLSVIDLLFNTGAEAVRYIREGAKGVIRLEGEV from the coding sequence ATGAGGTCGGTTGTTCTACAGCCCACTTATTTGCCATGGATGGGCTACTTCGGGATGGTTGACGCTGCTGATATTTTTGTCTTTTACAATGATGTGCAGTTTTCACCTCAGTCTTGGCAACAGCGAAATAGGATTAAGACTTCTCAAGGCTGGATTTGGCTATCAGTGCCGGTTGTACGGCAATTCGGCTCAAAGATTAATGGTACCAGAATCAACAATAGCACCGATTGGAACAAAAAACACTGGGAATCTATAAAACAAAGTTACACCAAAGCCCCTTTTTTTGAACAATGGGCCCCGATTTTTAAGGAAGTTTATGATAATGAATGGGAATATCTCGCCGACTTAAATGTAACCCTCATTCAAAAAATAGCCAAGGCCTTGGGATTGGAAACGAAATTCGCTGTTTCTTCTGATTTAGAGATTGGGGGCGTAAAAACAGAACGTTTGGTAAATACCCTGCAGAAAATAGGTGCTGATGAATATGTCAGCGGTCCTGGGGCAAAGGACTATATTGACGTTGATAGCCTCAGGGAAAAAGGCATCAAACTGTATTGGTATGAATACCAACACCCGGTCTATCCCCAAATAAGAGGGGAGTTCGTGCCGTATTTGTCAGTAATCGATCTGTTGTTTAACACTGGTGCAGAGGCAGTAAGGTATATAAGAGAAGGGGCGAAAGGTGTCATCAGATTAGAAGGGGAGGTGTAG
- the pseG gene encoding UDP-2,4-diacetamido-2,4,6-trideoxy-beta-L-altropyranose hydrolase produces MKIAFVVEGGLKMGMGHICRSITLAEELVCGAEICFLTKSDETAVNQIKTAGFKTIKLENDEEVLKLLQEVRPGIVIIDKLDVEEDFARRLKEGLSSKIVIFANMTAANKYADIVVNAVVGSKLKNRKFLDENTNTLYFFGPSYFVLREEFLKFKERGKTSKDKVEKIVLIFGGSDPSNLTTIVSNELLSLSYDFKIDVILGIHFVHFDELNRVLEKYRDKKDNVLIYRNARNVAELMYKADLVIASPGASIFEALCTRTPVIAIPQNLLQKSWFDGLLPALDKNEVNRLSNIIANTNFINPDADYVRELDIGGGKAELIKAIVEGA; encoded by the coding sequence ATGAAGATTGCTTTTGTGGTTGAGGGCGGCTTGAAGATGGGGATGGGTCATATTTGCAGATCTATAACCCTGGCTGAGGAATTAGTGTGTGGAGCCGAGATATGTTTTCTGACGAAGAGTGATGAGACCGCAGTCAATCAAATAAAGACTGCTGGATTCAAAACGATTAAACTAGAGAATGATGAAGAAGTATTGAAACTTTTACAAGAGGTGAGACCCGGTATAGTCATTATTGATAAGCTTGATGTGGAAGAGGACTTTGCCAGGAGGTTAAAAGAAGGTCTGAGTTCGAAGATAGTAATATTTGCCAACATGACTGCAGCCAATAAGTATGCGGATATTGTGGTAAATGCTGTTGTTGGAAGCAAGCTTAAGAACAGGAAATTTCTAGACGAAAATACAAATACACTTTATTTCTTTGGTCCCAGTTACTTTGTGTTAAGGGAGGAGTTCCTTAAATTTAAGGAGAGAGGAAAAACGTCAAAGGATAAGGTAGAAAAGATAGTTTTGATTTTTGGGGGAAGTGACCCCTCAAATCTGACCACAATTGTATCGAACGAGCTGCTTAGTTTAAGTTATGACTTCAAAATAGATGTAATCCTGGGGATTCACTTTGTGCACTTTGATGAACTAAATCGGGTCTTGGAGAAATATCGAGATAAAAAGGACAACGTACTTATATACAGGAATGCCAGGAATGTTGCTGAGTTGATGTATAAGGCAGATTTAGTAATAGCTTCCCCGGGTGCTTCAATATTTGAAGCCTTGTGTACCAGAACACCAGTAATAGCAATACCCCAGAATCTGCTGCAGAAAAGTTGGTTCGATGGATTGTTGCCCGCATTGGATAAGAATGAAGTCAACAGACTTAGTAATATTATTGCTAATACCAATTTCATTAACCCAGACGCAGACTACGTTAGGGAATTGGATATTGGAGGAGGGAAAGCGGAACTAATTAAAGCGATAGTGGAGGGGGCTTAA
- a CDS encoding PAS domain S-box protein has protein sequence MAGSRLNELNCICDIAQIIDRSNLTPDELCQDFIGVISRYRTSDISIVGVTIRIGSKDFRSTGFQMGNWKRIADILVKEVRVGTLEIHCLTPSRGFEQKQSFAWLSFLTDFVAERIGRAVERTQILWEIKRREERFRALAEHTSDWVWEMDTNCVYTYSSPKSKEIIGYEPEEVIGRYEWFSSLPEYLEEYKKKLRSIIRSQQPFVQLENSNLHKDGRLVILETSGVPFFDEFGRLLGYRGIDRDITNRKSLEKALRDSEEFASDLLHMLPNPIIVLYPDTSIKYVNPAFERLVGYCSSDVVGAKPPFPWQTEGTRSQTSMQYKKSVSKKAKNIELLLQKKHGETFWVEKTLLPIIENGGIEYYLETWVDITEPKRLRESMQFYIMMATSAQEEERKRIAHELHDETIQSLYSLLQDIDALMNKEKHMSESIVSNLKRLKVRIDTIMGETRRLSQELRPGLLDKFGLIPSIELLIEETRKTDNLNCRIEIFGSKRRLSSEIELMLYRVTQEALHNVRKHSRATEAIVRIGFSKRKIKLSIIDNGIGFELPDDLYEFAHVYRMGLLSMTERIRLIGGSISIISEVGKGTNIVAEVSIPNAQSKLPSG, from the coding sequence TTGGCAGGAAGCAGACTAAACGAACTTAATTGTATTTGTGATATCGCTCAGATTATTGACAGATCGAATCTTACCCCGGATGAATTGTGCCAAGATTTTATAGGCGTAATAAGTAGATATCGAACCTCTGACATCAGTATCGTTGGTGTTACGATCAGGATTGGAAGCAAGGATTTTAGATCAACAGGTTTTCAAATGGGCAATTGGAAACGAATTGCGGACATTTTAGTAAAAGAAGTTAGGGTAGGCACACTAGAAATTCATTGTTTGACCCCAAGTCGCGGATTTGAGCAAAAGCAATCTTTCGCATGGCTAAGCTTCTTAACTGACTTTGTCGCTGAGAGAATTGGAAGAGCCGTTGAGCGCACGCAGATACTGTGGGAGATAAAACGCAGAGAGGAACGTTTTAGGGCTTTAGCCGAACATACAAGTGACTGGGTCTGGGAAATGGATACTAATTGTGTATACACCTATTCCAGCCCCAAATCTAAGGAAATCATAGGTTACGAACCAGAGGAAGTGATTGGTCGGTATGAATGGTTCTCTAGCTTGCCCGAGTATTTAGAGGAATACAAAAAGAAACTCCGTAGTATTATTAGATCCCAGCAGCCATTTGTACAATTAGAGAATTCTAACTTACATAAGGATGGCCGATTGGTAATATTAGAAACCAGTGGTGTACCTTTTTTCGATGAGTTCGGTCGGCTTTTGGGCTACAGAGGCATTGATCGTGATATTACTAATCGAAAAAGTCTGGAAAAAGCACTCAGGGATAGTGAGGAGTTCGCCTCCGATTTATTGCATATGTTACCTAATCCGATAATAGTGTTATATCCTGATACCAGTATAAAGTATGTTAATCCTGCATTCGAAAGGCTGGTTGGTTATTGCTCCTCAGATGTTGTTGGCGCTAAACCCCCATTCCCATGGCAGACAGAAGGAACTCGAAGCCAAACAAGTATGCAGTATAAAAAATCCGTGTCTAAGAAGGCGAAAAATATAGAGCTACTTCTTCAAAAGAAGCATGGTGAGACATTCTGGGTTGAGAAAACACTGCTACCGATAATAGAAAATGGGGGTATCGAATACTATCTAGAAACCTGGGTTGATATAACAGAACCGAAGCGTCTTAGAGAATCTATGCAGTTCTATATAATGATGGCTACTTCTGCCCAAGAAGAGGAACGTAAGCGAATTGCCCATGAGCTACACGACGAGACGATTCAATCGCTCTACAGCCTACTTCAGGATATAGATGCGCTGATGAATAAGGAAAAACACATGTCAGAGAGTATCGTTAGTAATTTGAAACGCCTTAAGGTTAGGATTGATACTATAATGGGTGAAACGAGACGGCTCAGCCAAGAATTGCGCCCCGGGTTGTTAGATAAATTTGGGCTTATACCATCTATAGAGTTGCTGATCGAAGAGACGCGGAAGACAGATAACCTCAATTGTCGTATTGAAATATTCGGCTCGAAGCGCCGCCTGTCTTCCGAGATTGAGTTGATGCTATATCGTGTTACTCAAGAGGCACTACATAATGTGAGGAAACATTCTAGGGCAACCGAGGCTATAGTGAGAATCGGATTTAGCAAGAGAAAAATCAAACTTAGTATCATCGATAATGGTATCGGCTTCGAATTACCTGATGACTTGTACGAATTTGCCCATGTTTATAGAATGGGTTTATTGAGTATGACAGAACGTATTCGTTTGATTGGTGGTAGCATATCAATTATATCGGAGGTTGGCAAAGGTACAAACATAGTAGCTGAAGTATCGATCCCAAACGCACAAAGTAAACTACCATCTGGATAG
- a CDS encoding flippase, which yields MVSSYQKSGRDTIFIAIATVVQFVIGLVQLPLLTKTLGAHDYGLWSQLNATVSLVLPFTALGLGGAMIRFLAGEKDRDKIQESFYSVVAMSFLINLTTAVVIGFGLTDIIAVNFFDGAVEMVKITGILILLSPLVALYHNLIRTFRQIKRLSIFMIAEGCGQLGLIAYLVLNGHGVTSVALASVAVKLVTLIILFFLIKSEVGIIRPRFSPIKEYLSYSIPLIPRSIAFWLVNLSDRYVIGFFLGAAPVGIYSAAYSIGSLPYSVATVLTFVLLATLSKLYDEGRMDEVKNHLSYSLKYLLAIVIPFVFGAAIIGESVLRLFSTDEIASQGRLIIPLVALAVSFLSVHNIVSYNLLLAKKTKILGITWAIAAGLNIGLNILVVPRLGILGAAITTLIAYSLAFGVISYFAFREFRFPIDRRFIGKSLIASAVMSLAIWQMAPQGNLDTVVTVLAGAAIYGGILIASKGFSKTELRFFLGLLRRKNSTEPNSGEDTTL from the coding sequence TTGGTCAGCTCTTACCAAAAATCAGGCAGGGATACGATATTCATTGCGATCGCCACCGTCGTACAGTTCGTCATCGGGTTAGTTCAACTGCCGCTACTGACAAAAACCCTGGGTGCCCATGATTATGGCCTATGGTCACAGCTCAATGCCACGGTAAGTCTTGTTCTACCCTTTACCGCACTGGGTCTGGGCGGTGCCATGATAAGGTTTCTCGCCGGGGAAAAGGACAGGGACAAGATTCAAGAATCATTTTACTCCGTGGTAGCCATGTCGTTTCTGATCAATCTGACCACCGCAGTAGTAATAGGTTTCGGCCTCACCGATATCATCGCAGTGAACTTCTTCGACGGCGCCGTCGAGATGGTAAAGATAACCGGTATCCTCATTCTATTAAGTCCGTTGGTCGCACTGTACCATAATCTGATAAGGACATTCCGACAAATAAAGAGGCTCTCAATTTTTATGATTGCTGAAGGGTGTGGTCAACTCGGGCTAATCGCCTATCTGGTACTAAATGGACACGGAGTCACTAGCGTGGCACTAGCTTCCGTCGCGGTAAAACTTGTTACTCTTATCATCCTGTTCTTCTTAATAAAATCGGAGGTCGGCATAATAAGGCCGCGCTTTTCCCCGATAAAAGAATATCTGAGCTATAGCATACCGCTTATACCAAGGAGTATCGCATTCTGGCTGGTTAACCTAAGCGACCGTTATGTTATCGGCTTTTTTCTGGGGGCAGCCCCGGTAGGCATATACTCGGCTGCCTATTCGATAGGCAGTCTCCCCTATTCCGTTGCGACAGTATTGACCTTTGTTCTGCTGGCGACCCTGTCCAAGCTCTACGACGAAGGCAGAATGGATGAGGTAAAGAATCATTTAAGTTACTCCCTAAAATACCTTCTGGCGATAGTTATTCCTTTCGTCTTCGGAGCAGCCATCATTGGTGAGTCAGTTTTGAGGCTTTTTTCTACCGACGAGATAGCTAGTCAAGGACGTCTTATTATTCCTTTAGTCGCCCTGGCTGTTTCGTTCTTAAGCGTCCACAATATAGTATCCTATAATCTGCTACTGGCCAAGAAGACAAAGATACTGGGTATAACCTGGGCAATCGCTGCCGGACTCAACATCGGCCTCAACATACTGGTAGTACCCCGCCTGGGAATCCTGGGAGCCGCCATCACCACCCTGATTGCCTACTCCCTGGCATTTGGTGTAATAAGCTACTTTGCCTTTAGGGAGTTCAGGTTTCCTATCGACCGGCGTTTCATCGGTAAAAGCTTGATCGCATCGGCAGTGATGTCGTTGGCCATCTGGCAAATGGCGCCACAGGGAAATCTGGATACCGTAGTAACTGTGCTTGCCGGAGCAGCTATTTATGGCGGTATCCTTATTGCTTCAAAGGGATTCAGTAAAACAGAGCTCCGGTTCTTCCTCGGACTACTGCGCAGAAAAAATTCTACAGAACCTAATAGCGGTGAGGATACGACTCTCTGA
- a CDS encoding NAD(P)-dependent oxidoreductase produces MIIVTGATGLIGTYLIDQLVKDGVEVLATGKSGIGEAYYKNQDIPFQNLDITQETDFRKLPQRNISAVVHLAALIPANVIEEDYDPRHYITVNVVGTLNVLEFCRRNSVHKIIYSSSHSDVENLWGFGKPIGEEAGSNFKYTGDHAMYIISKLCGVDCVRHYYEQYGVRNIVFRLPPVYGYGPHTEIYKDGKSLKTGFVIFIENAVDGKPIEVWGDCQKGRDVVYVKDVVSAIILALKSEDALGLYNIASGKVVTLKEEAESIVRVFSPKETPSRIVYRPDKPNSIQPFLYDISKARRDFGWFPKYSFEQMLEDYKKEAESGRFTFLLEKRKEINRK; encoded by the coding sequence ATGATAATAGTTACAGGGGCTACCGGGCTTATTGGTACATACCTGATTGATCAGCTAGTCAAAGATGGCGTGGAGGTTTTAGCTACAGGCAAAAGTGGAATCGGCGAAGCATATTATAAGAATCAGGACATACCCTTTCAAAATTTGGATATCACACAAGAAACAGATTTTAGAAAACTTCCCCAAAGAAATATCAGTGCGGTGGTGCATTTAGCAGCTCTGATACCAGCTAACGTAATAGAAGAAGACTATGACCCTAGGCATTATATAACTGTGAACGTCGTCGGAACCCTTAACGTCTTGGAATTTTGCCGAAGAAATAGTGTGCACAAAATTATATATTCATCATCACATAGCGATGTTGAGAATCTTTGGGGCTTCGGCAAGCCAATAGGCGAAGAAGCAGGCAGTAATTTCAAGTACACCGGAGACCATGCCATGTACATTATTTCCAAGCTATGTGGGGTGGATTGCGTCAGACACTATTATGAACAATATGGCGTACGGAATATAGTATTCAGGCTACCACCGGTGTACGGTTATGGACCACATACCGAGATTTACAAGGATGGCAAGTCTCTTAAAACTGGATTCGTAATCTTCATTGAGAACGCTGTCGACGGAAAACCAATTGAAGTCTGGGGCGATTGCCAAAAAGGAAGGGATGTAGTCTATGTCAAGGATGTCGTTTCTGCCATTATTCTAGCATTGAAAAGCGAAGACGCTTTAGGTTTGTATAACATTGCTTCTGGGAAAGTCGTTACTCTGAAAGAGGAGGCGGAATCAATTGTAAGAGTATTCTCACCAAAGGAAACTCCGTCCAGAATCGTCTATCGTCCCGATAAACCAAATTCAATACAACCTTTCCTATATGATATCAGCAAAGCAAGAAGAGATTTTGGGTGGTTTCCAAAATACTCATTTGAGCAAATGCTTGAGGATTACAAAAAGGAAGCGGAAAGCGGGAGATTCACATTCTTGCTAGAAAAGAGGAAGGAGATTAACCGAAAATGA
- a CDS encoding NAD-dependent epimerase/dehydratase family protein, whose protein sequence is MIKALVCGAGGFIGSHLVKRLKDVGYWVRGVDLKYPEFRQTHADDFVIGDLRDPLICKEVTDRPFDELYQLAADMGGAGFVFSGDNDADIMHNSGLINLNMVEACYKAGVKKIFYSSSACIYPQYNQMDPDNPKCSEDSAYPAYPDSEYGWEKLFSEHLYLAFRRNYGMDVRIARFHNIFGPEGSWNDGREKAPAAFCRKVAEAPDGGEIEMWGDGLQTRSFLYIDECLDGVRRLMESDFVGPVNIGSEEMVSINRLAEMIMNIAGKSLSIKHISGPLGVRGRNSDNRLIEEKIGWKPSNPLREGLEKTYRWIEKMVRKE, encoded by the coding sequence ATGATAAAAGCATTGGTTTGCGGAGCGGGCGGCTTTATCGGCAGCCACCTGGTCAAAAGACTAAAGGATGTGGGCTACTGGGTAAGAGGAGTAGACTTGAAATACCCTGAATTCAGGCAAACTCATGCCGATGATTTTGTCATCGGTGATTTAAGGGATCCCCTCATCTGCAAGGAGGTTACCGACCGGCCTTTCGATGAGCTTTACCAGCTTGCCGCCGATATGGGCGGTGCCGGTTTTGTCTTCTCCGGCGACAACGATGCGGATATCATGCACAATTCCGGGCTGATAAACCTGAATATGGTTGAAGCCTGCTATAAGGCTGGTGTGAAGAAGATATTTTATTCTTCATCGGCATGTATTTATCCTCAGTATAACCAGATGGATCCGGATAATCCGAAGTGTTCCGAGGACTCTGCCTATCCGGCATATCCCGATAGTGAATACGGCTGGGAAAAGCTGTTCAGCGAGCATCTCTATCTGGCCTTCAGGAGAAACTACGGCATGGACGTGCGTATTGCGCGCTTCCATAATATTTTTGGCCCGGAGGGTTCCTGGAATGACGGCCGTGAAAAAGCGCCGGCCGCTTTCTGCAGGAAGGTTGCCGAAGCACCTGACGGCGGAGAGATCGAGATGTGGGGTGACGGGCTACAGACCCGTTCTTTTCTATACATTGATGAGTGTCTGGATGGTGTCCGCAGATTGATGGAATCCGACTTTGTCGGTCCGGTGAATATCGGCTCTGAAGAAATGGTGTCCATTAACCGGCTGGCGGAAATGATCATGAATATCGCCGGGAAGAGTCTTTCCATCAAGCATATTTCCGGCCCTCTTGGCGTCCGGGGCAGGAACTCGGACAACCGGTTGATTGAGGAGAAGATCGGTTGGAAGCCGTCGAATCCGTTGAGGGAAGGATTGGAAAAAACCTACCGATGGATTGAAAAAATGGTGAGGAAGGAATGA